CTTGAACTCTTCAATAGCTTCTCCAACAGTGCCCTGAAACCCCGCGTAAGTTCTAATTCCCGCAGCCGACAGAGCACGGAAGGCGTTCGGCCCCACATGACCTGTGAGGACAGCTTCAACTTCCAGCATGGCTATATTTTGGGCTGTCTGTATCCCTGCGCCCTGCACGGCGTTCAGATTCACTTTATTGTCATGCACCTCGGTATTTCCGGTATCGGTGTCAACGACTATGAGATACCGACTCCGTCCGAACCTTTGGTCAACCTTGCTTTCAATAGACGGTTCTTTTGCGGTGATTGCCACTCTCATCAGAAAGTGCGTCTCCTGCCTCGTCCTTGTCTTCGGCCACCTCCCATACCGCGGCCGCCTCCTCGGCGAATGCCATAGGCCCCAAGGCCGAAACTGCCAAGTGTCCCTTGCAGTATTCTTCCAAGCCAGCTAATTGGCTGCTGTGGGGTCGCTTGTGAATTATTGGTTCCAAGAGGGTTACAAGGCCCCTGTCCTCTACCCGTCATAGGTCCTTGTCCAGCAGGACCTGTTCCATCCATTCCTGGCATCTGATTAACCTCCGTTAGATATTTACCATCCGCCGCGCCCACGGCCTCCACGACCCATGCCTCGGCC
This sequence is a window from Armatimonadota bacterium. Protein-coding genes within it:
- a CDS encoding DUF5320 domain-containing protein, with the translated sequence MPGMDGTGPAGQGPMTGRGQGPCNPLGTNNSQATPQQPISWLGRILQGTLGSFGLGAYGIRRGGGRGMGGGRRQGRGRRRTF
- a CDS encoding NifB/NifX family molybdenum-iron cluster-binding protein; protein product: MRVAITAKEPSIESKVDQRFGRSRYLIVVDTDTGNTEVHDNKVNLNAVQGAGIQTAQNIAMLEVEAVLTGHVGPNAFRALSAAGIRTYAGFQGTVGEAIEEFKSGKLSPIDSADVEKHW